One window of Streptomyces sp. NBC_00273 genomic DNA carries:
- a CDS encoding LacI family DNA-binding transcriptional regulator — MSQSSKSPKPPTPASGSATPPPPPVPTSADVARLAGVSRATVSYVLNNAEAVRISEPTRRKVHEAAEELGYVPHAAARSLRAGHTRIVLLPTSHVPVGPLYSTFLNELQWALRRLDYTVVQYGSLGLTGDEAVRAWAELRPVAVISLGEITLSARNVATLKRAGARAVITMGPAGVPGAHALVMDQQEVGVRAAAHLVERGRGRIGVVVPEEEGLELFSVPRLAGARSVDGAEVSALPMAYSEESAAALAARWRGLGLDAAFAYNDEYAMLLMRALQDEGLRVPEDVAVIGADDLLIGRLLRPRLSTVRLEMPTGAHLASLVDHAVREPSEVTERHDLMAAAAVHREST, encoded by the coding sequence ATGTCTCAGTCATCGAAATCGCCGAAGCCGCCCACCCCGGCCTCCGGATCGGCCACCCCGCCGCCGCCCCCCGTTCCGACGAGCGCCGACGTGGCCCGCCTCGCCGGCGTCTCGCGCGCGACGGTCTCGTACGTGCTGAACAACGCGGAAGCCGTACGCATCAGCGAGCCGACCCGCCGCAAGGTCCACGAGGCCGCCGAGGAGCTCGGGTACGTCCCGCACGCCGCCGCCCGCAGCCTGCGCGCCGGACACACCAGGATCGTCCTGCTGCCCACCTCCCACGTGCCGGTCGGGCCCCTCTACAGCACCTTCCTCAACGAACTCCAGTGGGCGCTGCGCCGCCTCGACTACACGGTGGTGCAGTACGGGAGCCTCGGGCTCACCGGCGACGAGGCCGTGCGCGCCTGGGCGGAACTGCGTCCGGTGGCCGTGATCTCCCTCGGCGAGATCACTCTCTCCGCGCGCAACGTCGCCACCCTCAAGCGGGCCGGAGCCCGCGCGGTGATCACGATGGGGCCCGCCGGAGTGCCCGGAGCACACGCGCTCGTCATGGACCAGCAGGAGGTCGGCGTCCGGGCCGCCGCCCACCTCGTCGAGCGCGGACGGGGGCGGATCGGCGTGGTGGTCCCGGAGGAGGAGGGCCTGGAGCTGTTCTCCGTGCCCCGGCTGGCGGGCGCCCGCTCGGTCGACGGCGCCGAGGTCTCCGCCCTGCCGATGGCCTACTCCGAGGAATCGGCCGCGGCCCTCGCGGCCCGCTGGCGCGGGCTCGGGCTGGACGCGGCCTTCGCGTACAACGACGAGTACGCGATGCTGCTGATGCGGGCCCTCCAGGACGAGGGGCTCCGCGTCCCCGAGGACGTGGCCGTCATCGGCGCCGACGACCTGCTGATCGGGCGACTGCTGCGGCCCCGACTGAGCACCGTACGACTGGAGATGCCGACCGGCGCCCATCTGGCCTCGCTGGTGGACCACGCGGTGCGCGAGCCGTCGGAGGTCACGGAGCGGCACGACCTGATGGCGGCCGCCGCCGTCCACCGGGAGTCGACCTGA
- a CDS encoding MFS transporter encodes MALSSPGTGSAAATTDESPGPGTGPGPARRGLLPLLLVGNSAMYALYIGVAGVLLALQVEDVDPANKVANFGLIAGVSAIFATVFNPVAGALSDRSGRRNPWILGGGLAAVPAMFLLGLADTILLITIAWCLGQAVMNVYQAAITSVVPDRVPTDARGKASAAVGLGLPFGSALGALIGAAFSEDYRTGYLVFGALVAGAAVLFTACGREQRLPARAPMPVKDQLAAFTGALSDHDFRWAFIGRALLVLGYFAVSGYQLYVLQDHTVLPDGMEPEAAVAVLMPLTSVAMVLSTVIGGYLSDRFDRRKLFVGASALLSAVALVIPAVSTSWTAMLSFAAVNGLAFGCYMAVDTALVTMVLPKAEDAARDMGVLNVANAGPQIIAPFVASVIVSFSGGYTALFVVAAVLAVAGALAVKPIRSVR; translated from the coding sequence GTGGCCCTTTCCTCCCCCGGCACCGGCTCCGCCGCAGCCACCACCGACGAGTCCCCCGGACCCGGCACCGGACCCGGACCCGCACGGCGCGGCCTGCTCCCCCTTCTGCTCGTCGGCAACAGCGCCATGTACGCCCTCTACATCGGCGTGGCCGGCGTGCTGCTCGCACTCCAGGTCGAGGACGTCGACCCGGCGAACAAAGTGGCGAACTTCGGCCTGATAGCAGGGGTCTCGGCGATCTTCGCCACGGTCTTCAACCCCGTCGCCGGCGCCCTGTCCGACCGCAGCGGACGGCGCAACCCCTGGATCCTCGGCGGTGGGCTCGCCGCCGTACCCGCGATGTTCCTGCTGGGCCTGGCCGACACGATCCTGCTGATCACGATCGCCTGGTGCCTCGGGCAGGCCGTCATGAACGTCTACCAGGCGGCCATCACCTCCGTGGTCCCCGACCGGGTCCCCACGGACGCCCGCGGCAAGGCCTCCGCGGCCGTCGGCCTCGGCCTGCCCTTCGGCTCCGCCCTCGGCGCGCTCATCGGCGCGGCCTTCTCGGAGGACTACCGCACCGGCTACCTCGTCTTCGGCGCGCTCGTCGCGGGCGCCGCGGTGCTCTTCACCGCATGCGGTCGCGAGCAGCGGCTCCCGGCCCGCGCCCCGATGCCCGTCAAGGACCAGCTCGCCGCCTTCACGGGCGCGCTGAGCGACCACGACTTCCGGTGGGCCTTCATCGGGCGGGCGCTGCTCGTCCTCGGCTACTTCGCCGTCAGCGGCTACCAGCTCTACGTCCTCCAGGACCACACGGTGCTGCCCGACGGCATGGAGCCGGAGGCCGCGGTGGCGGTGCTGATGCCGCTGACCAGTGTGGCCATGGTCCTCTCCACGGTCATCGGCGGCTACCTGTCGGACCGGTTCGACCGCCGCAAGCTCTTCGTCGGCGCTTCCGCGCTGTTGTCTGCCGTCGCGCTCGTCATCCCGGCCGTCTCGACCAGCTGGACCGCGATGCTGTCCTTCGCCGCGGTCAACGGGCTGGCGTTCGGGTGCTACATGGCGGTGGACACCGCCCTGGTGACCATGGTGCTGCCCAAGGCCGAGGACGCCGCCCGCGACATGGGGGTCCTCAACGTCGCCAACGCCGGCCCGCAGATCATCGCGCCGTTCGTCGCCTCGGTGATCGTCTCGTTCAGCGGCGGGTACACCGCGCTGTTCGTCGTCGCGGCCGTGCTGGCCGTGGCGGGGGCCCTTGCCGTGAAGCCGATCCGCAGCGTTCGCTGA
- a CDS encoding alpha/beta fold hydrolase, translated as MHLHTQTWGEGDRIALLIHGIMADHRTWRRVGPALADHGYRVIAVDLRGHGASGRGAYGPELFADDVVETLPAGAELAIGHSLGALTLSLAVDRLRPARAVFSDPAFHLGAAADGIGPELLAQFKTASKEQVRAMNPRWEEVDVDIELETLAVWDERTALSLAPLVGTDLMPPAPVVPSLVQLADPSVLIDEERAQLLKGRGFEVRSVAGAGHTIHRDDFDGFMASLEGWL; from the coding sequence GTGCACCTGCACACCCAGACCTGGGGCGAGGGCGACCGCATCGCCCTCCTGATCCACGGCATCATGGCCGACCACCGGACCTGGCGCCGGGTCGGCCCCGCCCTCGCCGACCACGGCTACCGCGTCATCGCCGTCGACCTGCGGGGCCACGGCGCCAGCGGGCGCGGCGCGTACGGCCCCGAGCTCTTCGCGGACGACGTGGTCGAGACGCTCCCGGCCGGCGCCGAACTCGCCATCGGCCACTCCCTGGGCGCTCTGACCCTGTCGCTCGCGGTGGACCGGCTGCGGCCGGCCCGGGCGGTGTTCTCTGACCCCGCGTTCCATCTGGGCGCCGCGGCCGACGGCATCGGCCCCGAGCTGCTCGCGCAGTTCAAGACGGCGTCCAAGGAGCAGGTACGGGCGATGAACCCGCGCTGGGAGGAGGTGGACGTCGACATCGAGCTGGAGACCCTGGCGGTCTGGGACGAGCGGACCGCGCTGAGCCTGGCACCGCTGGTCGGCACCGATCTGATGCCGCCCGCACCGGTGGTCCCCTCCCTCGTACAGCTCGCCGATCCGAGCGTCCTGATCGACGAGGAGCGGGCGCAACTGCTCAAGGGCCGCGGATTCGAGGTGCGTTCGGTCGCCGGAGCGGGACACACGATCCACCGGGACGACTTCGACGGGTTCATGGCCTCTCTGGAGGGCTGGCTCTAG
- a CDS encoding amidase, with protein MSDSAVPTVSGLVDMVGALAEGTVSARRLTEEALRRIAAAQPELNAFRTVRAEAALAEADAADRRLAAGERLPLLGVPLAVKDDMDVTGEPTAFGCAGPFPPKTADSEAVRRLRAAGAVIVGKTQTPELGQWPFTEGEAFGETRNPWNPAYTPGGSSGGSAAAVAAGLVPAALGSDGAGSVRIPAAWTHLVGVKPQRGRISTWPEPESFHGLTVNGVLARTVADAALLLDAASGPHPEDLHRPARISAVEATRRTPRRLRIALSFAMAFTATPKSLDPEVRSAVERLAARLESLGHEVIPEDPRYGPIGLTFVPRATSGVRDWVARVPDPALLDPRTHEAVRTGRVLGGLALRASRRAETVLRRRVGEVFDRFDVVLTPTTATPPLRIGALAGLGAMATDRAMIAACPYAWTWNVLGWPGVNVPAGLTADGLPMGAQLLGPADSEPLLLGLAAQLEAAEGWAAVRPGR; from the coding sequence ATGTCCGATTCAGCTGTTCCGACGGTCTCCGGCCTGGTCGACATGGTCGGCGCACTCGCCGAAGGGACCGTTTCGGCGCGGCGGTTGACCGAGGAGGCGCTGCGCCGGATCGCCGCGGCCCAGCCGGAGCTCAACGCCTTCCGGACCGTGCGCGCCGAGGCCGCGCTCGCGGAGGCGGACGCGGCGGACCGGCGGCTGGCCGCGGGCGAACGGCTGCCGCTGCTGGGGGTACCGCTGGCGGTCAAGGACGACATGGACGTGACCGGTGAGCCGACAGCGTTCGGCTGCGCGGGCCCCTTCCCCCCGAAGACCGCCGACAGCGAGGCGGTACGAAGGCTGCGCGCGGCCGGCGCCGTGATAGTCGGCAAGACCCAGACGCCGGAGTTGGGGCAATGGCCCTTCACCGAGGGCGAGGCCTTCGGCGAGACCCGCAACCCGTGGAACCCGGCCTACACGCCCGGCGGCTCCTCGGGCGGCTCGGCCGCCGCCGTGGCGGCGGGCCTGGTCCCGGCCGCCCTGGGCTCGGACGGGGCCGGCTCGGTCCGGATCCCGGCGGCCTGGACCCATCTGGTGGGGGTGAAGCCCCAGCGCGGGCGCATCTCCACCTGGCCGGAGCCGGAGTCCTTCCACGGGCTCACCGTCAACGGCGTTCTGGCCCGCACCGTCGCCGACGCGGCGCTCCTGTTGGACGCCGCGAGCGGCCCGCACCCGGAGGACCTGCACCGCCCGGCTCGGATCTCCGCCGTCGAGGCGACCCGCCGCACGCCCCGTCGGCTGCGGATCGCCCTGTCCTTCGCGATGGCCTTCACGGCGACGCCCAAGTCCCTGGACCCGGAGGTCCGGTCCGCCGTGGAGCGGCTGGCCGCGCGGCTGGAGTCGCTGGGCCACGAGGTGATCCCGGAGGACCCGCGCTACGGACCGATCGGACTGACCTTCGTACCCCGCGCGACCAGTGGCGTACGGGACTGGGTGGCGCGGGTGCCCGATCCCGCGCTGCTGGACCCGCGCACGCACGAAGCCGTACGGACGGGCCGCGTCCTGGGCGGGCTCGCGCTGCGGGCCTCCCGCCGGGCGGAGACGGTCCTGCGCCGGCGGGTCGGCGAGGTCTTCGACCGCTTCGACGTGGTGCTGACCCCGACGACGGCCACCCCGCCCCTGCGGATCGGCGCCCTGGCCGGGCTGGGGGCCATGGCCACGGACCGGGCGATGATCGCGGCCTGCCCGTACGCCTGGACGTGGAACGTGCTGGGCTGGCCGGGGGTGAACGTCCCTGCGGGCCTCACGGCCGACGGACTGCCGATGGGAGCCCAACTACTGGGCCCGGCCGATTCGGAGCCGCTCCTGTTGGGACTGGCCGCGCAGCTGGAGGCGGCGGAGGGCTGGGCGGCGGTGCGGCCGGGTCGGTAA
- a CDS encoding O-methyltransferase, with product MVQQTWTAVDDYFDGLLVEEDEALVAAAAATETAGLPAHQVAPNQGKLLNLLARVRGARRILEIGTLGGYSTIWLARALPADGRLVTLEVDERCADVAATNIARAGLEHVVEIRRGRAVELLPGLTGEAPFDLVFIDADKPSNPEYLEWALKLTRPGSVIIGDNVVRDGAVVDADSSDPRVQGVRRFTELISEQPQLTATALQTVGSKGYDGLVLALVTD from the coding sequence ATGGTTCAGCAGACGTGGACGGCCGTTGACGACTACTTCGACGGACTGCTGGTCGAAGAGGACGAGGCCCTGGTCGCCGCGGCCGCCGCCACCGAGACAGCGGGTCTCCCCGCCCACCAGGTGGCCCCCAATCAGGGCAAGCTGCTGAACCTCCTCGCCCGCGTCCGCGGCGCCCGCCGCATCCTGGAGATCGGCACCCTGGGCGGCTACAGCACCATCTGGCTGGCCCGCGCGCTCCCGGCCGACGGACGGTTGGTCACGCTGGAGGTCGACGAGCGGTGCGCCGACGTCGCGGCGACCAACATCGCCCGGGCCGGGCTGGAGCACGTCGTCGAGATCCGGCGCGGCCGCGCCGTCGAGCTGCTGCCCGGACTCACCGGCGAAGCGCCGTTCGACCTGGTCTTCATCGACGCCGACAAGCCGTCCAACCCCGAATACTTGGAGTGGGCCCTCAAGCTCACCCGGCCCGGCAGCGTCATCATCGGCGACAACGTCGTGCGCGACGGCGCCGTCGTCGACGCCGACAGCTCCGACCCCCGCGTGCAGGGCGTGCGCCGGTTCACCGAACTCATCTCCGAGCAGCCGCAGTTGACCGCCACCGCCCTGCAGACCGTCGGCAGCAAGGGCTACGACGGGCTCGTCCTGGCCCTGGTCACCGACTGA
- a CDS encoding type II toxin-antitoxin system PemK/MazF family toxin, producing MTALSHHGNGHTEQPGRDGSTATTEADPRAIGPVRTEYAPDPDGDPDPGEIVWTWAPFEENDGRGKDRPVLVVAREAGGRTLLAVQLSSKRHDHDREWVPIGTGPWDSAGRESWVDVDRVLRVHEAGMRREACALDRGRFGLVVDRLRERYGWQ from the coding sequence ATGACGGCACTTTCCCACCACGGCAACGGCCACACCGAGCAACCGGGCCGCGACGGTTCCACGGCCACCACCGAGGCCGATCCGCGCGCCATCGGACCGGTCCGGACGGAGTACGCCCCGGATCCCGACGGCGATCCCGACCCCGGCGAGATCGTGTGGACCTGGGCCCCCTTCGAGGAGAACGACGGGCGCGGCAAGGACCGTCCCGTGCTGGTCGTGGCCCGGGAGGCGGGTGGGCGGACCCTGCTCGCCGTGCAGCTGTCGAGCAAGCGGCACGACCACGACCGGGAGTGGGTGCCGATCGGAACGGGCCCGTGGGACAGCGCCGGACGCGAGTCCTGGGTGGACGTGGACCGGGTGCTGCGGGTGCACGAGGCGGGGATGCGCCGCGAGGCCTGCGCGCTCGACCGCGGCCGCTTCGGTCTGGTCGTGGACCGGCTTCGCGAGCGCTACGGCTGGCAGTGA
- a CDS encoding immunity 49 family protein: MRIERHRVSEAALAAVREDFANKMISDVYSRSRAGQIDAYDWWDITLRFLDGLGAFSTVTPDLDTPEAKAILADAAEAAVGTVSFAAYPNASFHIFLNYVNFGRDYDSGAGGSPQPVSAARWIDAFCVAILADKTERHGEAFHFARTAPQRAGGPGLPPVELINGLLAYVSGDIGVEYQKFPPSPQEKLAALDAALARIADRHARAGAGADRTGAADPATGALRALRALAARDREAFAAELAALLLPYSYLDDPRAEPRTLLPVLPLALAALGYRREGWLPPVESAYLPRALVTGFEAPPPRVGPYGRERRADAVAALATGPLVVERPEMPDCAAHADHLVRNLYEAVRAGAGSEGAVRPDQALAPGSWYQSLKHALITGSRAELAPLVLSGPNALQEDRSAHASYRQALHDYLRGEDPEPATDRAVAEVGQTLEWGFHPAPAVLFSQLVEGDEESFNLALADALEAHRDYYSVSDRLFGGGAEAAVDFDVLALACHARRRGWRIRVSSPYLPESLLGAARPF, from the coding sequence ATGCGAATAGAACGACACAGGGTGAGCGAGGCGGCCCTGGCGGCGGTGCGCGAGGACTTCGCGAACAAGATGATCTCGGACGTGTACTCCAGGTCGCGTGCCGGCCAGATCGACGCGTACGACTGGTGGGACATCACGCTGCGGTTCCTCGACGGACTCGGCGCGTTCTCGACGGTGACCCCCGACCTCGACACCCCCGAGGCGAAGGCGATCCTGGCCGACGCAGCCGAAGCGGCCGTCGGCACCGTGTCGTTCGCCGCCTACCCGAACGCGTCCTTCCACATCTTTCTCAACTACGTCAACTTCGGCCGCGACTACGACTCCGGGGCGGGGGGCAGCCCGCAGCCGGTCAGCGCCGCGCGCTGGATCGACGCGTTCTGCGTGGCGATCCTCGCCGACAAGACCGAACGGCACGGCGAGGCCTTCCACTTCGCCCGTACGGCACCACAGCGGGCCGGCGGGCCCGGGCTCCCGCCGGTGGAGCTGATCAACGGCCTGCTGGCGTACGTCAGCGGGGACATCGGGGTCGAGTACCAGAAGTTCCCGCCCTCCCCGCAGGAGAAGCTCGCCGCGCTGGATGCCGCGCTCGCCCGGATCGCCGACCGGCACGCCCGGGCGGGGGCCGGAGCCGACAGGACCGGAGCGGCCGACCCCGCCACCGGCGCGCTGCGCGCCCTGCGCGCGCTGGCCGCCCGGGACCGGGAGGCCTTCGCCGCCGAGCTCGCCGCACTGCTGCTCCCGTACTCCTACCTGGATGACCCCCGGGCCGAGCCGCGCACCCTGCTGCCCGTGCTGCCGCTGGCGCTGGCCGCGCTCGGCTACCGCCGCGAGGGCTGGTTGCCGCCCGTCGAGTCGGCGTACCTGCCGCGGGCTCTGGTCACCGGCTTCGAGGCACCGCCGCCGCGCGTGGGGCCGTACGGGCGCGAGCGGCGTGCGGACGCCGTAGCGGCGCTGGCCACGGGCCCCCTGGTCGTCGAGCGCCCCGAGATGCCGGACTGTGCGGCGCACGCCGACCACCTGGTGCGCAACCTGTACGAGGCCGTCCGCGCGGGGGCCGGTTCCGAGGGCGCCGTCCGCCCGGACCAGGCGCTCGCCCCCGGGTCCTGGTACCAGTCCCTGAAGCACGCCCTGATCACCGGCAGCCGCGCGGAACTCGCCCCGCTCGTCCTCAGCGGCCCCAACGCCCTGCAGGAGGACCGTTCCGCGCACGCCTCGTACCGGCAGGCCCTGCACGACTACCTGCGGGGCGAGGACCCGGAGCCCGCCACCGACCGGGCCGTCGCCGAGGTCGGGCAAACCCTGGAGTGGGGCTTCCACCCAGCTCCGGCCGTGCTCTTCTCCCAGCTGGTGGAGGGTGACGAGGAGAGCTTCAACCTGGCCCTGGCCGATGCCCTGGAGGCCCACCGGGACTACTACTCGGTGAGCGACCGGCTCTTCGGCGGTGGGGCCGAGGCCGCGGTCGACTTCGACGTCCTGGCCCTGGCCTGCCACGCCCGCCGCCGGGGCTGGCGGATCCGCGTCTCGTCGCCCTATCTGCCGGAGAGCCTGCTGGGGGCGGCGCGCCCGTTCTGA
- a CDS encoding TIGR02452 family protein → MSSRLREIARENAEILAAGGYRTRSGRQVPLAAALAEAKAGTRIYGPNRVIPDEEVASGDAATVVEVTGESSTVAARRLATATPDHPDPAPVAVLNFASARNPGGGYVRGAKAQEEALCRASALYETLLEAPEYYEVHRAERSTFYTDRVIHSPGVPVFRDDRGDLLETPFRVGFLTSPAPNAGTIRRQEPERTAEIPAALARRAELVLEVAALHGYRRLVLGAWGCGVFQNDPAQVAEAFRGLLGDRFAGVFEQVVFGILDRDPTTREAFERAFPA, encoded by the coding sequence GTGAGCAGCAGATTGCGCGAGATCGCGCGGGAGAACGCGGAGATCCTGGCGGCCGGCGGGTACCGGACGCGGTCGGGACGGCAGGTTCCGTTGGCCGCCGCCCTGGCGGAAGCCAAGGCAGGAACCAGGATATATGGACCAAACCGGGTCATTCCAGATGAGGAGGTTGCTTCCGGCGACGCCGCGACCGTCGTCGAGGTCACCGGCGAGAGCAGCACCGTCGCCGCCCGCAGGCTCGCGACCGCCACCCCGGACCACCCGGATCCCGCTCCCGTTGCGGTCCTGAACTTCGCCTCGGCCCGTAACCCCGGGGGCGGTTACGTCCGCGGGGCCAAGGCTCAGGAGGAGGCGCTGTGCCGCGCCTCGGCCCTGTACGAGACCCTGCTCGAGGCTCCGGAGTACTACGAGGTGCACCGTGCGGAGCGGAGCACCTTCTACACCGACCGGGTGATTCACTCGCCCGGGGTCCCGGTCTTCCGCGACGACCGGGGCGATCTGCTGGAGACCCCGTTCCGGGTCGGCTTCCTCACCTCGCCCGCGCCGAACGCCGGCACCATCCGGCGGCAGGAGCCCGAGCGCACCGCCGAGATCCCGGCGGCGCTGGCGCGGCGCGCGGAGCTCGTCCTGGAGGTGGCGGCGCTGCACGGGTACCGGCGGCTGGTGCTGGGGGCCTGGGGCTGCGGGGTGTTCCAGAACGACCCGGCCCAGGTGGCCGAGGCCTTCCGGGGACTGCTCGGGGACCGGTTCGCCGGGGTCTTCGAGCAGGTGGTGTTCGGCATCCTCGACCGCGACCCCACCACCCGCGAGGCCTTCGAGCGGGCCTTCCCGGCCTGA
- the egtA gene encoding ergothioneine biosynthesis glutamate--cysteine ligase EgtA: MPQDPSAPPPPPAPGPTPVPSISETQAEDLIHGICFKTGPPRLLGAELEWLVLDAERPEQPLPPERLRAAHTAARALPLHARVTVEPGGQLELSSAPATSLSGCVDDLQADLTAVRAALLAQGLVLRGLGSDPRRPYRRLLSSPRYDAMEAYFDRTGPAGRAMMCASASVQVCVDAGYEEPGVLGHGRRWRLAHLLGAVLVAAFANSPAHEGPYAGWRCARQGIWSDLDSRRALAPPLDAEPRAAWTRQALDTEVMCVRSYEDDGPWETPPGTTFRDWLRTDGHPALRPPTAEDLDYHLTTLFPPVRPRGHLELRMIDAQSGDDGWLVPVAVVHALFDDPEATETAYRVAKGLADFYGGHPAPRNPLWRSAARHGLADPELRASAKACFRAAVEALPRLGASTHVRDTVGAFTERYVLRGRCPADDSSTQVLTGKEVRR; the protein is encoded by the coding sequence ATGCCCCAGGACCCATCCGCTCCCCCACCCCCACCCGCGCCCGGCCCGACCCCCGTGCCCTCGATCAGCGAGACGCAGGCCGAGGACCTGATCCACGGCATCTGTTTCAAGACCGGCCCGCCCCGCCTCCTCGGCGCCGAGCTCGAATGGCTGGTCCTGGACGCCGAGCGGCCGGAGCAGCCCCTGCCCCCCGAGCGACTACGGGCCGCCCACACCGCGGCCCGCGCCCTGCCCCTGCACGCGCGGGTGACCGTCGAACCGGGCGGCCAGCTCGAACTCAGCTCGGCCCCCGCCACCTCCCTCAGCGGTTGCGTGGACGACCTACAGGCCGACCTCACCGCCGTCCGCGCCGCCCTGCTGGCCCAGGGCCTGGTCCTGCGCGGCCTCGGCAGCGATCCCCGCCGCCCGTACCGGCGGCTGCTGAGCAGCCCGCGGTACGACGCCATGGAGGCCTACTTCGACCGCACCGGCCCGGCCGGGCGCGCCATGATGTGCGCCTCCGCCTCCGTGCAGGTCTGCGTGGACGCCGGGTACGAGGAGCCGGGCGTGCTCGGCCACGGCCGGCGCTGGCGGCTCGCGCACCTGCTGGGTGCGGTCCTGGTGGCCGCCTTCGCCAACTCCCCCGCGCACGAGGGCCCGTACGCCGGCTGGCGCTGTGCCCGGCAGGGGATCTGGAGCGACCTGGACAGCCGGCGCGCGCTCGCCCCGCCGCTGGACGCGGAACCGCGTGCCGCGTGGACCCGACAGGCCCTGGACACCGAAGTGATGTGCGTCCGGTCCTACGAGGACGACGGCCCTTGGGAGACCCCGCCCGGCACGACCTTCCGCGACTGGCTGCGCACGGACGGACACCCCGCGCTGCGCCCGCCCACCGCCGAGGACCTGGACTACCACCTGACCACGCTCTTCCCGCCGGTCCGGCCGCGCGGCCACCTGGAACTGCGGATGATCGACGCGCAGTCCGGCGACGACGGCTGGCTGGTCCCGGTGGCCGTCGTACACGCGCTGTTCGACGATCCGGAGGCCACCGAGACCGCGTACCGGGTGGCCAAGGGACTGGCCGACTTCTACGGCGGCCACCCCGCGCCGCGCAATCCGCTCTGGCGGTCGGCCGCCCGGCACGGCCTGGCCGATCCGGAGCTGCGGGCCTCCGCGAAGGCCTGTTTCCGGGCCGCGGTCGAGGCCCTGCCCAGGCTCGGCGCGAGCACGCACGTCCGGGACACGGTCGGCGCCTTCACCGAACGCTACGTACTGCGCGGCCGATGTCCGGCCGACGACTCATCCACACAGGTGCTCACCGGAAAAGAGGTCCGCCGATGA
- the egtB gene encoding ergothioneine biosynthesis protein EgtB gives MTTGSPSASTSESDSRLRERAAAALTAARIRTAGLTDAVTDEDLTAQHSPLMSPLVWDLAHIGNQEELWLLQRVAGRESMRPEIEPLYDAFQHPRAERPKLPLLGPAEARRYAADVRGRVFDLLEKTPLEGSTLLDDGFAFGMIAQHEQQHDETMLITHQLRRGAPVLTAPEPDGPYDRPSAAEVLVPGGPFTMGTSAEPWSLDNERPAHVRDTAPFWIDTVPVTNAAYLAFIADGGYRDPRWWAAPGWEQIREHSIEAPLFWHREAGQWLRRRFGAIEPVPDEEPVLHVSWYEADAYARWAGRRLPTETEWEKAARHDPATGRSTRYPWGDADPTPAHANLGQRHLRPARAGSYPAGASPLGVRQLIGDVWEWTSSDFLPYPGFRAFPYREYSEVFFGPEHKVLRGGSFAVDPVACRGTFRNWDLPVRRQIFSGFRTARDV, from the coding sequence ATGACCACCGGATCCCCCTCCGCCTCCACCTCCGAGTCCGACTCCCGTCTGCGGGAGCGGGCGGCCGCCGCCCTGACCGCGGCACGCATACGCACGGCCGGCCTCACCGACGCCGTGACCGACGAGGACCTCACCGCCCAGCACTCCCCGCTCATGTCGCCGCTGGTCTGGGACCTGGCGCACATCGGGAACCAGGAAGAACTGTGGCTGCTCCAGCGCGTCGCCGGGCGCGAGTCGATGCGCCCCGAGATCGAGCCGCTCTACGACGCCTTCCAGCACCCCCGTGCCGAGCGGCCCAAGCTGCCGCTGCTCGGGCCCGCGGAGGCCCGCCGGTACGCGGCCGACGTGCGCGGCCGGGTCTTCGACCTGCTGGAGAAGACGCCGCTGGAGGGCAGCACCCTGCTCGACGACGGTTTCGCCTTCGGGATGATCGCCCAGCACGAGCAGCAGCACGACGAGACCATGTTGATCACCCATCAGCTCCGGCGGGGCGCGCCCGTGCTGACCGCCCCGGAGCCGGACGGCCCCTACGATCGTCCGTCCGCCGCCGAAGTCCTCGTCCCCGGGGGCCCGTTCACGATGGGCACCTCCGCCGAGCCGTGGTCGCTGGACAACGAACGCCCGGCACACGTCCGGGACACCGCGCCGTTCTGGATCGACACGGTTCCCGTGACCAATGCCGCGTACCTGGCGTTCATCGCCGACGGCGGCTACCGCGATCCGCGCTGGTGGGCGGCGCCGGGCTGGGAGCAGATCCGCGAGCACTCCATCGAGGCCCCGCTGTTCTGGCACCGGGAGGCCGGCCAGTGGCTGCGCCGCCGCTTCGGGGCGATCGAGCCGGTGCCTGACGAAGAACCGGTTCTGCACGTGAGCTGGTACGAGGCGGACGCCTACGCCCGTTGGGCGGGGCGGCGGCTGCCCACGGAGACGGAGTGGGAGAAGGCCGCCCGGCACGACCCGGCGACCGGCCGCTCCACCCGCTACCCGTGGGGCGACGCCGACCCGACGCCCGCGCACGCCAACCTGGGGCAGCGGCACCTGCGCCCGGCGCGCGCGGGCAGCTACCCGGCCGGCGCCTCCCCGCTCGGGGTGCGCCAGCTGATCGGCGACGTGTGGGAGTGGACCTCCTCCGATTTCCTGCCGTACCCGGGCTTCCGCGCCTTCCCGTACCGGGAGTACTCGGAGGTGTTCTTCGGCCCGGAGCACAAGGTGCTGCGCGGCGGCTCCTTCGCCGTGGACCCGGTGGCCTGCCGGGGCACCTTCCGCAACTGGGACCTCCCGGTGCGGCGACAGATCTTCTCCGGCTTCCGGACCGCGAGGGACGTCTGA